tgcaaatatataaataaaacttatcaaATCCAAAATAACTACGCCGAAAATTTCGCCAAGCTGtgcaaacatacatataatttacaattgaaaaaaaacaatagaattTTTTTGATTTAACCTTGTCAGAAATGGTTAATGTTGCTatgttataatgttaattacataataattttctcTAACATAAAATgggtaaattaaattgaataaaataaacctatACATTCAgcgttacttttacatttatactattaatatagatagccTATTCCAATAAAAAGTAGGAAAAAAGTTCGACAAACCTAATATTTCCGTATTTCATACAACTTGCTAATAActtagctatattgtgcacttctacgagtttataattcattgtcTTTTTTCCTGTTATTGTTTTGCAACTATAAGTTTAAGGAGATAACTGTAAAatcacaattaatttttattgttatttatatgattaaccatagtaaagtaagtaaagttacagcctgtaaatttcccactgctggactaaggcctcctctcccattaagaagagggttttggaacatattccaacacgctgttccaatgcaagctGGAGGAATgcacacacatgtggcagaatttcgatgaaattagacacatgcaggtttccacacgatattttccttcaccgctgagcacgagatgaattacacaccatatgttattgatattatttacactttattatatttgtttaccaTATGTGACTTtcttatatctaaaaatataataatatctaataaataacaCACATAATGTTATCTCTATACAATTACAGCCCCATACAACTTACggcctttattttattttactgtaaatatcaggttttgtattattaacattaagtccttaaatatgtacaaatatgaaatagattGTTACGATATAAATCATGATCCCAgtgaatagttttaataaaatagtagcGTATCCCTGCTGAAGTgctcaaaatcaaatcaaatcaaaataccctTTATTGtacatcatatataaataatttaaacacgcCTGAGAAAGATGAACAAGAGGTGGCCTTATGGCTAaagtagcgatctcttccaggcaaccttaaggtaaaGGAGAAAAACAGACATAGAAGGAGGTAGGGATGTATAAAACAGATATAATCCgcgatcctctgggctaaaaatGAATCCCCCtgatttagataatatttttataagcataGAATAGGTAtacttcataattataatatgcttATCATGTTACATTCTAATAATAAGGATATTAATagcataattgtatttatctatTTGTTGGTATATCTTAGTGAGAGTGCTCTGTGCAATTCCATCTGGTTTGGTACCACACACACGTCACATATTATACTCCCAAACGTCAGTACTCAGAATTGTGGTGCTCCgctttgaaggatgagtgagccagtataactacaggctcGATATTGGATTGGTATTGGTATTACCACTTAGGTAGCCCATTTGATTGACCGCCTACCTATATCGTATCGAATCGAATGCGCAAATAACGATTAACAAAAGTAACGTAACTTttaaaaacagatttaaaaaagaatacaagtaattcctatttaccccttattacttttattttgccCCACTCCTAATAAGCTTtagcttatcacttgtgtcaGGAGTGGGGAAGACAATAGCACAAGAGGTTAGGTTCCATCCTGCGACTTTTTTACATCGCTAGACGGCCCgcaaaccattgcgctattgacgcttgGTATTTGCActgtaattactttttaaagatCATCAGTTGTGAGAATCAAGTTTATGTTTTAAACATAGAATGGCACTTAAATCGGGTCGCCTCAAAAGGGCCTTACTTTAAAGTTTTCTTTGataaaatgctttttatttgATGCCCCGGCCTGCCCTCAGACTTGGAGCTGATGTAGTAATTGATACTGTTACAGATCCTACTTCAGTGAGAATGGTCTCGAGTATAACATGCTGCGCGTGCCCATTGGAGGTAGTGACTTCTCGACTCACCCATACGCTTACAACGAACTACCAGTCAACGACACGCAGCTTACGAACTACACGCTCGCACCAGAGGACaacttatataaagtattacctCATTTGTTTTACCATTGATGAAATTATCCAAACAAATGCcttcttattatatcacaaATCCTAACTGGCAACCTTAATATTAGGTGTCTGTTAAACATGTAATAACACGGACTTAAACTGTATCTATCAGATCTCAGAGCGTAAAGATTTGGTGCTCAATATACCTTTTATATTACTCTTAATTCTCTTAAAGTAAACATAAATAGCGCTATCGTTAATAAgcgaaataaaacaatagatgtGCCACTGAAATTGAAGTGCCATTAGCAAAGGCAAAAAATATTCGGGGCCAATAAAAGTGTTGccaaactaaaaaaattaatcacgGAGATTAATTTCAGATACCAATGATAAAATCTATCATGAAAGCAGCAACGGCTCCCGTACATATAGTGGCTACTACCTGGTCTCCTCCTCTTTGGATGAAGACTCATCAGACATATGGAGGCTTCAGTCGCCTCAAGCGTCAGTATTACCAGGCCTATGCGGACTACCACTTAAAGTAAGCGCTTAAATTAACAGGCGAGACACGATAGTCCTTATTAGAGTGTACTGTTTAggataattaaataactatatattatgataataaaatggttttaaacACTTAACGCTTTGGAGTTTCACATCACATTTTAAATCACAATCAAATTCGTAGGAAATATGAAAGTACTTGTATACGACCGTAATTCGTTCACATCAAAACATGTGACTCCTACACTTGCGAAACCTTTATAGAGATTTGAATACGAAGACAAAAATCTGATACACAATTTTGCTATCCAACATGCCACTAATCTGATATCATCATCgctatgaaataaaacaaatctcaTATAAATTTCAGATTCCTTGAAAAATACAATCAATCTGGCATACCTGTTTGGGGCATCACGACAACAAATGAACCCATCAATGGAGTTCTATCAATTGCCCCATTTAACTCTCTCGGGTGGGATGTACAGGAAATGGTAAAacataattaagaatatattattacattaatagatTACTCTTGGTGGTAGTACTTGTGCAGGTCattctaggtaggtaccattcactcatcagatattttaccagCAAACAGCAAAAcacggttggtggcgcattggttatGTAAAGAATAGTGAAGAATGTCATAGTAAGGAAAGCTGCTGGAGTCCAACGAAATACCGCGtggaattaatttcaaatttcaaaactaAAAAGGAGTCCTTATGAGAGACTTTATGTAGATCAATAAAGGAGAAAAAAAGAAGCGTTAACACTACTCTGTATAACGGAAAAATTGTGTTTGtcgcaattaaaaatatattaataaatttaacgtacttatacaataaaataaaatatgtttttaggGTGAATGGATTATGAACAACTTAGGACCAACGATCCGCAATTCTGCGTTTAAAGATCTCAAAATATTAGCTGGTGACGATCAGAGAGCGACCATACCGTACTGGTTCAATGTGGTgagttaacaattttattatagcttAATGTAGTGAGTTAACACTTGTATTATGTTAACAGTCATTACGTTAGACATTAAACACGAATGTGCAATAACATACATTTTGTATCTGAAATCTAGGCAAAGGTGTCAAAATTATTGaggaaattaaagaaaaagtttGTATTTCATGAATGATCAAACTAGTCAacgaaactatattttttgatcatttttatgttgacaataataactatattattagataaaaagcgttttttttttgtatacgtaAACTATATTTTATCACTTTAAATGTTACGTAAAGTCCATTCCACGAAACGAGCTCCCTAAAGAAACACGTACCTATACTAATTTGGTTATAgtttcttaaaattgttttacactGTCTAACATCAACATGCCGCATTcatccatttttttaataggatTTCGATTCATGGAATCACACATAattgtatctttttatttttatactattagatGTTCGCGCGTTACCCAAAAGCATTAGACTTCGTCGATGGTATCGCAGTGCACTTCTACACTGACAACTTTATACCCGCCGCTGTTTTTGATGCGGTCACAGCAACGCATCCTGAAAAAATCATTTTGGCGACTGAAGCTTGTCAaggtacaataaaattaaaatgcaataagtatatattttatgaaaaataagatacatatttatgattttttcaaCTTTTCAATTTGTGACAAAGATAATATTGTGTACTTAATATTTGAAGGTAGCTTCCCGTGGCAAAAAGAAAAGGTACTTCTCGGTTCATGGGACAGAGCGAAATCATACATAGAAGACATTTTAGAAGTAAGGATacctttaaatgttattaattattttgtgttatttacaaaatcatGGATGCAATTATATTCATCGATTACCCTATCTTTCCctactaaaaacatttttgactcTCGTTTaatcagtttttattattatcccTAAGAATTGCTCAAATAAAACTTGCAAATTTACCTAGTCTTTAAATCTAAAATAGAAAGAAATACAGTATAAGTGATATTCACTTATACTGTATTTCTATCTCTTTGGGGCCCACTTTGAGAGTGGTATCCTGGACTTTAGCCCTTTGTAACCTTAAAGTATTaagactatttaatattatttttaggatCTGAATTACAATTTAGTTGGATGGATAGATTGGAACTTGTGTTTAAATATGCGTGGAGGACCAAATTGGGTTGAAAACTTTGTCGATTCGCCGATAATTGTGGATGAAGAAAAACAGCAGTTTCTGAAGCAACCGATGTTCTACGCTATGGGACATTTCTCAAAATTCATACCACGCGGCTCAATAAGGATCAAAGTTGTGGAGAATAAACATTTCTTCGTTTCACGCGTGCGTCATGTGGCTTTTATAACGCCGAAAAACACGATTGTGGCTGTCCTATACAATGagtaagaattattttacctATGCGAAGTTAAAcgttaattgttaatttaaaactaacatatttttatttctttcagtgGACAATCCAGAActattcatttgaaaaatagCGGCAAGCAAGCGACTTTGAATTTGCCAGCACACTCTGTGACTACTGTTGAATTTCCATGTGAATAAAATatcctaataaaataactgtaCCCATATTGTAATGCGTACGAaaagttataaatgttatatgttgACATCCAGTTATTATAAtagtctatatttatttatttttcaaggaaattaatatataaaatgttaataacttACACGTAAATGGAACCTTACTCAGTAAAGCTTCCTACTAATTCTAACAACGGTGTAACGTTTATAATAGTTAATAGAATTGTAACATGTTTTGTTCCTTTACTTTAAAGTTTGTTCAGTTAAGTTCTAAtttcaattttgtaaaattgtacTGTGCTTTATGTAGAATCTTGAGCAAATagtccaataaaaatataaaaagtaaaaaagcgTTTTTATAAAATC
The Vanessa cardui chromosome 10, ilVanCard2.1, whole genome shotgun sequence genome window above contains:
- the LOC124533106 gene encoding lysosomal acid glucosylceramidase-like, giving the protein MFLRSKNKMKLCHGLIIFVLTSFTYVLADIPCAERQIPKQSVVCVCNTTYCDDITREIPAPKSFVTYTSSKDGLRFKKAGGTWIESKSKSCCSTTLEVFPHIKYQRVEGFGGAVTDSAGINWKALPATLQDYLIRSYFSENGLEYNMLRVPIGGSDFSTHPYAYNELPVNDTQLTNYTLAPEDNLYKIPMIKSIMKAATAPVHIVATTWSPPLWMKTHQTYGGFSRLKRQYYQAYADYHLKFLEKYNQSGIPVWGITTTNEPINGVLSIAPFNSLGWDVQEMGEWIMNNLGPTIRNSAFKDLKILAGDDQRATIPYWFNVMFARYPKALDFVDGIAVHFYTDNFIPAAVFDAVTATHPEKIILATEACQGSFPWQKEKVLLGSWDRAKSYIEDILEDLNYNLVGWIDWNLCLNMRGGPNWVENFVDSPIIVDEEKQQFLKQPMFYAMGHFSKFIPRGSIRIKVVENKHFFVSRVRHVAFITPKNTIVAVLYNDGQSRTIHLKNSGKQATLNLPAHSVTTVEFPCE